In Chloroflexota bacterium, the genomic stretch GCGAATGCAAACAACATCAACATCGAAATCAAAATCGTTTTCATCTCATGCTCCTTCTTGGCGACTTTCACCATTTTACCACGATGCCTTCGCGCGACCAGTGCCAATCGTCCTCAATCGCAGTGACGCGCGTCACCTGCGTAGGCAACGGACACTGCTCCGTTCCATTTCAGCGCAGGAACGCTACAGCAAGCGTTCTCTACCGGTTTGTGACAATCCGGGTTTTCTGTTAGAATGCTGACGACTGGACACGACGACGCGCCCAGTCGTTTTCCATTCTGTTGCGAGGTGGAACGATGCCAGAACTGAAACCCGGTTTGGCGGGCGAATCATCCCAGGTTGTCACCGACGCGCAGACCGCGGCGGTGTACGGCAGTGGCTTTGTGCCCGCGTACGCGACTCCCGCGATGATCGCGTTGATGGAGAACGCCGGCGCGACCGCAATGCAACCTTGCCTTGCGCCGGGGCAAACGTCCGTCGGCGTCGAGGTGAATGTCAAGCATCTCGCCGCGACGCCGGTTGGGATGACCGTGCGCGCGCGCGCCGAGCTACTCGCGGTCGAAGGACGACGCGTGACGTTCAAGGTCGAGGCATGGGACGACCAGGAAATGATCGGCGAAGGCACGCACATGCGCGCGGTGATTGACGACGCGCGGTTTAGGGAACGACTGGCGGCGAAAAGTAAACAGTAAACAGTATTCAGTGTTCAGTGTCCAGTGTTCGGTGACTGAACACTGAACACTGATTTCTGGCAAGGGAGGCGGAATGAAGGACCTGACCGGACGCGCGTTGAATATGGCGCAGATGCGCGGCGCAAGTTACGCGGACGTGCGCATCGTCAAACGCGATGTGCAGCGCATCGCCGTCAAGAATGGCAAGGTCGAAGGATTGGAGCAAGACGAGACGCAAGGGTTT encodes the following:
- a CDS encoding thioesterase family protein translates to MPELKPGLAGESSQVVTDAQTAAVYGSGFVPAYATPAMIALMENAGATAMQPCLAPGQTSVGVEVNVKHLAATPVGMTVRARAELLAVEGRRVTFKVEAWDDQEMIGEGTHMRAVIDDARFRERLAAKSKQ